A genomic segment from Halorussus sp. MSC15.2 encodes:
- a CDS encoding dihydroorotase, whose protein sequence is MLTIRNATLADGRQVDVRIDTSAGRIAGVGSTLTESGDSIDATGKLLLPGMIDAHVHFRQPGFDHKETWETGSRSAAAGGVTTVVDQPNTDPPTVDGEAFDRKAELAADSYVDYGINGGVTPDWDPDELFDRPVLALGEVFLADSTGEMGIEEDLFREAVERATDEYRVVTVHAEDADLFSEDARERDGDDYDAWSAYRTAEAEAAAVERAVEIGAEEDASIHVAHTSTPEGVDTAKAGGATCEVTPHHLFLSREDYDELGTFGRMNPPLRSEERRKALFERVADGTVDMVATDHAPHTREEKDADIWDAPSGVPGVETVLPLLLEEARKDNLSYERVRDLTAANPADVFGLTRKGAVEQGLIADLVLVDPDDSREIRGEDLHSKCGWTPFEGMAGVFPELTIVRGSVVWADEESAPVSPSGTDGEFGDPVGRNVRG, encoded by the coding sequence ATGCTCACTATTCGGAACGCGACGCTCGCGGACGGCCGACAGGTAGACGTTCGCATCGACACGTCCGCTGGCCGCATCGCGGGGGTCGGTTCGACGCTCACAGAGTCCGGCGACTCCATCGACGCCACCGGGAAACTCCTCCTCCCGGGGATGATAGACGCACACGTCCACTTCCGTCAACCCGGGTTCGACCACAAGGAGACGTGGGAGACCGGGAGCAGGTCGGCCGCGGCGGGCGGCGTGACCACTGTGGTGGACCAACCGAACACCGACCCGCCGACCGTGGACGGCGAGGCCTTCGACCGGAAGGCCGAACTCGCGGCCGACTCCTACGTCGATTACGGTATCAACGGCGGCGTGACGCCCGACTGGGACCCCGACGAACTGTTCGACCGGCCCGTGCTGGCGCTCGGCGAGGTGTTCCTCGCGGACTCGACCGGCGAGATGGGCATCGAGGAGGACCTGTTCCGGGAGGCCGTCGAGCGCGCGACCGACGAGTACCGGGTCGTGACGGTCCACGCCGAGGACGCCGACCTGTTCTCCGAGGACGCGAGAGAGCGCGACGGCGACGACTACGACGCGTGGAGCGCCTACCGGACAGCGGAGGCCGAGGCCGCGGCGGTCGAGCGCGCGGTCGAAATCGGCGCGGAGGAAGACGCCAGTATCCACGTCGCCCACACCAGTACGCCCGAGGGCGTGGACACTGCCAAAGCTGGCGGCGCGACCTGCGAGGTGACGCCCCACCACCTCTTCCTCTCGCGCGAGGACTACGACGAGTTAGGCACCTTCGGCCGGATGAACCCGCCGCTCCGGAGCGAGGAGCGCCGCAAGGCCCTGTTCGAGCGCGTCGCCGACGGGACGGTCGATATGGTCGCCACCGACCACGCGCCTCACACCCGCGAGGAGAAGGACGCCGACATCTGGGACGCACCGAGCGGAGTGCCGGGCGTCGAGACGGTCCTGCCGCTCCTGCTCGAAGAGGCCCGGAAAGACAACCTGAGTTACGAGCGCGTCCGGGACCTGACCGCGGCCAACCCAGCCGACGTGTTCGGCCTGACCCGGAAGGGAGCGGTCGAGCAGGGGCTGATAGCCGACCTCGTGCTGGTGGACCCCGACGACTCCAGAGAGATTCGCGGCGAGGACCTCCACTCGAAGTGCGGGTGGACCCCGTTCGAGGGGATGGCCGGCGTCTTCCCCGAGTTGACGATAGTTCGCGGAAGCGTGGTCTGGGCCGACGAGGAGTCGGCACCGGTCTCGCCCAGCGGAACCGACGGCGAGTTCGGCGACCCGGTCGGACGGAACGTCCGGGGGTGA
- a CDS encoding ABC transporter permease produces the protein MSTETQTEDVGQRGVVERLRASPFLSELLSNRLALAGLSMIFAMVAVALYARLFIDLASVTQSQIGTNPNLAPPSWLSKKTAVVGEYGTFAFPFGTDIQSRDIFQRVLYGAWLAMKYGTITVGASTVLGVGLGILAAYKGDVTDNVIMRTMDVLLAFPSLLLALALVAIFGTGLWKVVIALTLVYTPRFARVVRGAALKVLEDEYIEATEALGAKDPRIIVRHILPNCLAPITVQSTLNFGLAIIDIAALSFLGFGAEAGTPSWGLMLANGVDQGLLTGDWWWSFFPGLFLAITVLGFNLLGDGMRDALDPRMRETVD, from the coding sequence ATGAGTACCGAAACCCAAACCGAGGACGTGGGCCAGCGCGGCGTCGTCGAGCGACTCCGCGCGTCGCCGTTCCTCTCCGAACTGCTGTCGAACAGACTCGCCCTCGCGGGCCTGAGCATGATATTCGCCATGGTGGCCGTCGCCCTCTACGCGCGACTGTTCATCGACCTCGCGTCGGTCACCCAGAGCCAAATCGGGACGAACCCCAACCTCGCGCCGCCGAGTTGGTTGAGCAAGAAGACCGCCGTCGTCGGCGAGTATGGCACGTTCGCGTTCCCGTTCGGCACCGACATCCAGTCGCGGGACATCTTCCAGCGCGTCCTCTACGGCGCGTGGCTGGCGATGAAGTACGGCACCATCACGGTCGGTGCCTCGACGGTGCTGGGCGTCGGACTGGGCATCCTCGCAGCCTACAAGGGCGACGTCACGGACAACGTCATCATGCGCACGATGGACGTGCTGCTGGCGTTCCCCAGTCTCCTGCTCGCGCTGGCGCTGGTCGCCATCTTCGGCACCGGTCTCTGGAAGGTCGTCATCGCGCTGACGCTGGTCTACACGCCGCGGTTCGCCCGGGTCGTCCGCGGCGCGGCGCTGAAGGTGCTGGAGGACGAGTACATCGAGGCCACCGAGGCGCTCGGGGCGAAGGACCCCCGTATCATCGTCAGGCACATCCTGCCGAACTGCCTCGCGCCCATCACCGTCCAGTCCACGCTCAACTTCGGTCTCGCCATCATCGACATCGCGGCCCTCTCGTTCCTTGGGTTCGGCGCGGAAGCCGGGACGCCGTCGTGGGGTCTGATGCTGGCCAACGGCGTCGACCAGGGACTGCTGACCGGCGACTGGTGGTGGTCGTTCTTCCCGGGACTGTTCCTCGCGATAACCGTCCTCGGGTTCAACCTGCTCGGGGACGGGATGCGCGACGCGCTCGACCCGCGGATGCGCGAGACCGTGGACTGA
- a CDS encoding ABC transporter permease: protein MISKRFVVKRLLLLVPVLFGVATFVFAILHLAPGDPARVIAGQRASEEFVRQIRADLGLNDPIWVQYGRFLLEAVQLDFGNSYQIQKNTPVKQILRYKLPVTLEMAIYGQFLGILFGIPVGLIGAVKQDSFSDHATRIGALTGISVPIYYSGPLVILLFAQILGWFPASGRIASRFDIQPITGVITFDTLVRGNLAAFQSAALHLFLPAVVIGIYSMALLSRMMRSSMLEVIRQDYMRTARAKGQGSKITILKHGFRNALIPVVTVIGIQFGTLLGGAVLTETVFGIAGIGTLLVDAIEVGDYPVVQGTVLMFAFLFTMVNLLVDVTYSYLDPRIEQ, encoded by the coding sequence ATGATTTCCAAGCGGTTCGTTGTCAAACGACTCCTCCTGCTGGTCCCGGTGCTGTTCGGGGTGGCGACGTTCGTCTTCGCCATCCTGCACCTCGCACCGGGCGACCCCGCCCGGGTCATCGCGGGCCAGCGGGCGTCCGAAGAGTTCGTCCGACAGATTCGGGCGGACCTCGGGTTGAACGACCCAATCTGGGTACAGTACGGCCGGTTCCTGCTGGAGGCGGTCCAGTTGGACTTCGGCAACTCCTACCAGATTCAGAAGAACACGCCGGTCAAGCAGATTCTGCGGTACAAGCTTCCGGTCACGCTGGAGATGGCCATCTACGGCCAGTTCCTCGGCATCCTCTTCGGCATCCCCGTGGGACTCATCGGTGCCGTCAAACAGGACTCCTTCAGCGACCACGCGACCCGAATCGGCGCGCTGACGGGCATCAGCGTCCCCATCTACTACAGCGGTCCGCTCGTCATCCTGCTGTTCGCCCAGATTCTCGGCTGGTTCCCGGCGAGTGGTCGCATCGCCTCGCGGTTCGACATCCAACCGATAACGGGCGTCATCACCTTCGACACTCTCGTCAGGGGTAACCTCGCGGCGTTCCAGTCGGCGGCGTTACACCTGTTCCTCCCCGCTGTCGTCATCGGTATCTACTCGATGGCGCTGCTCTCCCGGATGATGCGGTCGTCGATGCTGGAAGTCATCCGGCAGGACTACATGCGCACCGCCCGCGCGAAGGGGCAAGGCTCGAAGATTACCATCCTGAAGCACGGCTTCCGGAACGCGCTCATCCCGGTCGTGACGGTCATCGGCATCCAGTTCGGTACCCTGCTGGGCGGTGCAGTCCTGACCGAGACCGTGTTCGGCATCGCGGGTATCGGCACCCTACTGGTGGACGCGATTGAGGTCGGCGACTACCCGGTCGTGCAGGGCACCGTCCTGATGTTCGCGTTCCTGTTCACGATGGTGAACCTGCTCGTGGACGTGACCTACTCCTACCTCGACCCGAGGATAGAACAATGA
- a CDS encoding ABC transporter substrate-binding protein, translating into MAKDDSLKRRSFLKAAGGATAAATLAGCTGGDGEGEATTTEEMGGTTEETEETTESQSSGGTLTFARGNDSGSLDFQNTTSGEDAKVTNQIYDGLIEFKPGKTSLKAGLATDWSVDGKTVTLTLREGVKFHNGDEFTAEDYVATYRRFVDKDYKHYPGQDYASSYGPYALGDWIDTVEKNGEYEVSITLNKPYAPILKNLAMFCSKVHSLSAIEEYGKDLSKNPVGTGPFEFDSWDTGNQRIRLTKNEEYWGEEKAKVDEVVFTAVGSNTSRAQTLLSGGADIIDGIGAQSSKIINNSDKAKLLEIPGINVGYMAFNMAKRKEFRNRKVRRAINYAVNTKAIVETIFKGIASEASQPIPASVMGYNENIDPYGHDKKKAKKLLEEAGYGDGFEFELATFKNPRAYNPSPLQAAQTVKSNLSEVGITVNINQQPFNPFLDYTDNYKHDACFLGWMTDNGDPDNFYYALLHPGVDRSEVPDGKDWINPDNFDSVNTLNAAAWANTEFMKLTEEAQASYETSKRKPKYQKAGQIFHDEAPWVALNHAKALRGVSNDVEGFTVPPIGGPFLNLVSLNR; encoded by the coding sequence ATGGCGAAAGACGATAGTCTCAAGCGACGTAGCTTCCTGAAGGCAGCTGGCGGTGCGACGGCCGCGGCCACGCTGGCCGGGTGTACCGGCGGTGACGGTGAAGGCGAGGCCACGACCACCGAGGAGATGGGTGGAACGACCGAGGAGACTGAGGAGACCACCGAATCCCAGAGTTCGGGCGGGACGCTGACCTTCGCCCGCGGGAACGACTCGGGCAGCCTCGACTTCCAGAACACCACCAGCGGCGAGGACGCCAAGGTCACCAACCAGATTTACGACGGTCTCATCGAGTTCAAGCCGGGCAAGACCTCGCTCAAGGCCGGACTGGCGACCGACTGGAGCGTCGACGGCAAGACGGTTACCCTCACGCTCCGCGAGGGCGTCAAATTCCACAACGGCGACGAGTTCACCGCCGAGGACTACGTGGCGACCTATCGCCGGTTCGTCGACAAGGACTACAAGCACTACCCCGGTCAGGACTACGCCTCGTCGTACGGTCCCTACGCGCTGGGCGACTGGATTGACACGGTCGAGAAGAACGGCGAGTACGAGGTGTCCATCACGCTCAACAAGCCGTACGCGCCCATCCTGAAGAACCTCGCGATGTTCTGTTCGAAGGTCCACTCGCTCTCCGCCATCGAGGAGTACGGCAAGGACCTCTCGAAGAACCCGGTCGGGACCGGCCCGTTCGAGTTCGATAGCTGGGACACGGGCAACCAGCGCATCCGTCTCACCAAGAACGAGGAGTACTGGGGCGAGGAGAAGGCCAAGGTGGACGAAGTGGTGTTCACCGCGGTCGGGTCGAACACCTCCCGCGCCCAGACCCTGCTCTCGGGCGGCGCAGACATCATCGACGGCATCGGCGCACAGTCGTCCAAGATTATCAACAACTCCGACAAGGCCAAGCTCCTCGAAATCCCCGGCATCAACGTCGGATACATGGCCTTCAACATGGCCAAGCGGAAGGAGTTCCGCAACCGGAAGGTCCGCCGGGCGATAAACTACGCGGTGAACACGAAGGCCATCGTGGAGACCATCTTCAAGGGCATCGCCTCGGAGGCCAGCCAGCCCATCCCCGCGAGCGTGATGGGGTACAACGAGAACATCGACCCCTACGGCCACGACAAGAAGAAAGCCAAGAAGCTCCTCGAAGAGGCGGGCTACGGCGACGGCTTCGAGTTCGAACTGGCGACGTTCAAGAACCCCCGAGCGTACAACCCGTCGCCGCTCCAAGCGGCCCAGACGGTCAAGTCGAACCTGAGCGAGGTGGGCATCACGGTCAACATCAACCAGCAGCCGTTCAACCCCTTCCTCGACTACACTGACAACTACAAGCACGACGCGTGTTTCCTCGGGTGGATGACCGACAACGGCGACCCGGACAACTTCTACTACGCCCTGCTCCACCCCGGCGTGGACCGCAGCGAAGTGCCGGACGGGAAAGACTGGATTAACCCGGACAACTTCGACAGCGTCAACACGCTCAACGCGGCGGCGTGGGCGAACACCGAGTTCATGAAGCTCACCGAGGAGGCGCAAGCCTCCTACGAGACCAGCAAGCGCAAGCCCAAGTACCAGAAGGCCGGGCAGATATTCCACGACGAGGCTCCGTGGGTGGCGCTCAACCACGCGAAGGCCCTGCGCGGCGTCAGCAACGACGTCGAGGGCTTCACGGTCCCGCCCATCGGCGGTCCGTTCCTCAACCTCGTCTCGCTGAACCGGTAG
- a CDS encoding ABC transporter substrate-binding protein, translating into MTSNDTSVTRRNLLKAAGGAAASASVAGYVDTDEANDVQQEGSGTVTYARGNDSGTLDPQNTTSGEDVKVTNQLYDTLIEFEPNKTTLQEGLATQYSMDGTTVNLTLREGVTFHNGDEFTAEDFVATYRRFTDSDYQYYPGDSYISAYGPFTLGNWVENVSAGGSGAATTDGGQANETDAETTTAQAGGGQGSYTLTIELNEPYAPFLRNLAMFASSVLSRRAIERHAQDQNFSLSNQPVGTGAFQFESWDTGNQRIRLSRNPDYWGEGPYVNEVVFTAIGSNTTRAQTLISGGADIIDGIGAQASQIVRNADAAELVETQGINIGYLAMNMARREEFRNKKVRQAISYAVDTEAIVNTIFRGIAEQASQPIPQKVLGYNESIDPYPHDPDQAQQLLEGAGYENGFEFELATFKNPRTYNPSPIQAAQTVKSNLNEVGITVNINQQPFNPFLTYTEQGKHDACFLGWMTDNADPDNFYYALLHPQVSEDKLQQGQDWVSWDTEGFNTLDVAAWANREFMQLTEQAQSTLDRDKRAELYKQAGQLAHDEAPWVFIDHAKELRGVANRVQDFQIAPISGPLLNRVKVEG; encoded by the coding sequence ATGACTTCAAACGACACATCCGTTACGAGGCGGAACCTGTTGAAAGCGGCCGGTGGGGCGGCGGCGTCGGCCTCGGTCGCCGGATACGTCGATACGGACGAGGCGAACGACGTACAGCAGGAGGGGAGCGGGACCGTCACCTACGCTCGGGGGAACGACTCGGGGACGCTCGACCCGCAGAACACCACCAGCGGCGAGGACGTGAAGGTCACCAACCAACTGTACGACACCCTCATCGAGTTCGAACCGAACAAGACCACCCTGCAGGAGGGGTTGGCGACTCAGTACTCGATGGACGGGACCACGGTGAACCTCACGCTGCGGGAAGGCGTCACATTCCACAACGGCGACGAGTTCACCGCCGAGGACTTCGTGGCGACCTATCGGCGATTCACCGACTCGGACTACCAGTACTATCCGGGCGACTCGTACATCTCAGCGTACGGTCCGTTCACGCTGGGCAACTGGGTGGAGAACGTCAGCGCGGGCGGTTCGGGGGCGGCCACGACCGACGGCGGTCAGGCCAACGAAACCGACGCGGAGACCACGACGGCGCAGGCCGGCGGCGGACAGGGGAGCTACACGCTCACCATCGAACTCAACGAACCGTACGCGCCGTTCCTGCGGAATCTGGCGATGTTCGCGTCGAGCGTGCTGTCGCGGCGCGCCATCGAGCGCCACGCGCAGGACCAGAACTTCTCGCTCAGCAATCAACCCGTCGGGACCGGCGCGTTCCAGTTCGAGAGTTGGGACACGGGCAACCAGCGCATCCGCCTGAGCAGGAACCCCGACTACTGGGGCGAGGGACCGTACGTGAACGAAGTGGTGTTCACGGCTATCGGGTCGAACACGACACGGGCGCAGACGCTCATCTCCGGCGGTGCCGACATCATCGACGGTATCGGCGCGCAGGCGTCTCAAATCGTGCGGAACGCCGACGCGGCCGAACTGGTGGAGACGCAGGGCATCAACATCGGCTATCTCGCGATGAACATGGCTCGGCGCGAGGAGTTCCGGAACAAGAAGGTCAGGCAGGCCATCAGCTACGCGGTGGACACCGAGGCCATCGTCAACACCATCTTCAGGGGCATCGCCGAGCAGGCCAGCCAACCGATTCCCCAGAAGGTGCTCGGATACAACGAGAGCATCGACCCCTATCCACACGACCCGGACCAAGCCCAGCAACTGCTCGAAGGGGCGGGTTACGAGAACGGTTTCGAGTTCGAACTGGCGACGTTCAAGAACCCGCGGACGTACAACCCGTCACCGATTCAGGCGGCCCAGACGGTCAAGTCGAACCTGAACGAGGTGGGCATCACGGTCAACATCAACCAGCAGCCGTTCAACCCCTTCCTGACCTACACGGAACAGGGGAAACACGACGCGTGTTTCCTCGGGTGGATGACCGACAACGCCGACCCGGACAACTTCTACTACGCGCTTCTCCACCCGCAGGTCTCGGAGGACAAGCTTCAACAGGGCCAAGACTGGGTTAGCTGGGACACGGAGGGGTTCAACACCCTCGACGTTGCGGCGTGGGCGAACCGCGAGTTCATGCAGTTGACCGAGCAGGCCCAATCGACGCTCGACCGGGACAAGCGGGCCGAACTCTACAAGCAGGCGGGTCAACTCGCGCACGACGAGGCCCCGTGGGTGTTCATCGACCACGCGAAGGAACTCCGCGGCGTCGCCAACCGGGTTCAAGACTTCCAGATAGCGCCCATCAGCGGGCCGCTCCTCAACCGGGTCAAGGTCGAGGGCTGA
- a CDS encoding ABC transporter ATP-binding protein produces the protein MSDLLSISNLRTQFNTERGVVEAVDDFDLSIREGETVGLVGESGSGKSVSALSLMQLVDDPGEVVSGEAAFRHEELTAEFAERYPTGVGDFVFPDEGYIDLLAAPENAMREIRGGEMSMIFQDPMTSLNPALTVGEQVAESLRLHQYGGQRKDSWWNAVREIAPSLGGKDIDEEVLQDTIDILEEVGIPEPTERVEEYPHEFSGGMRQRVLIAIALACQPKLLVADEPTTALDVTIQAQILDLINDLQDELGMSVFFITHDLGVVAETCDRVAVMYAGDIVEVGPVDEIFHNPSHPYTYALLESIPQEDKERLTPIEGNVPDLIDMPEGCHFAPRCPWSQPECTEGEIPNLQHGPDDVDHHAKCVLEEFDESQYGSDLDGITTTDHDIGDRILEVDGMKKHFSRADGLLDEWLADEVESVKAVDGVSFDIYEGETVGLVGESGCGKSTAGRTLLHLEEPTEGRIVFQGTDLSELDREGLRDKRKDMQMIFQDPLSSLDPRMTVGQIIAEPLKIHNLPEEAPEGDTSKKQQRRNRVAELMEAVGLEPGQYDRYPHEISGGQRQRVGIARALAVDPDFIVADEPVSALDVSVQAQILNLLEDLQDEFGLTYLFIAHDLSVVRHISDRIAVMYLGEIVEIADTGELFDDPKHPYTQALLSAIPEPDPRIDTDDRVILEGDVPSPIDPPSGCHFRTRCPQIIPPEEMDIEQDAYRAVMDYRERVEDRTIDLDAVWEKAAGDDAAQTETATAADGGRPDATTSAFKAVLWDDFFDAEPSGRPREVVAESFDHLAKGDWEAAGALLRDHFESVCERKGPVLQDEAHPAACHLYDQPE, from the coding sequence GTGAGTGACTTACTGTCAATCTCGAATCTGCGGACGCAGTTCAACACGGAGCGCGGTGTGGTCGAGGCGGTCGACGATTTCGACCTGTCGATTCGCGAGGGTGAGACGGTCGGTCTCGTCGGCGAGTCCGGGTCCGGCAAGAGCGTCAGCGCCCTGTCGCTGATGCAGTTGGTGGACGACCCCGGCGAAGTAGTGAGCGGCGAGGCGGCATTCCGTCACGAGGAACTGACCGCCGAGTTCGCGGAGCGATACCCCACTGGCGTCGGCGACTTCGTCTTCCCCGACGAAGGGTACATCGACCTGCTCGCGGCACCCGAAAACGCGATGCGCGAGATTCGCGGCGGGGAGATGAGCATGATTTTCCAAGACCCGATGACCTCGCTCAACCCCGCGCTGACCGTGGGCGAGCAGGTCGCCGAGAGCCTGCGACTCCACCAGTACGGCGGCCAGCGAAAGGACTCGTGGTGGAACGCAGTCCGGGAAATCGCACCGAGTCTCGGCGGGAAGGACATCGACGAGGAGGTCCTGCAGGACACCATCGACATTCTGGAGGAGGTGGGCATCCCCGAACCGACCGAACGGGTCGAGGAGTACCCGCACGAGTTCTCCGGCGGGATGCGCCAGCGCGTCCTCATCGCCATCGCGCTGGCCTGCCAACCGAAACTCCTCGTCGCCGACGAACCGACCACCGCGCTCGACGTGACGATTCAGGCCCAGATTCTCGACCTCATCAACGACCTGCAGGACGAACTCGGCATGTCCGTCTTCTTCATCACCCACGACCTCGGCGTGGTGGCCGAGACCTGCGACCGCGTGGCCGTGATGTACGCCGGCGACATCGTGGAGGTCGGCCCGGTGGACGAAATCTTCCACAACCCGAGCCACCCCTACACCTACGCACTGCTGGAGTCCATCCCGCAGGAGGACAAGGAGCGACTCACGCCCATCGAGGGTAACGTCCCGGACCTCATCGACATGCCGGAAGGGTGTCACTTCGCGCCGCGGTGTCCGTGGTCCCAACCCGAGTGTACCGAGGGCGAGATTCCGAACCTCCAGCACGGTCCCGACGACGTGGACCACCACGCGAAGTGCGTCCTCGAAGAGTTCGACGAGAGCCAGTACGGGTCGGACCTCGACGGGATTACCACGACCGACCACGACATCGGCGACCGAATCCTCGAAGTGGACGGGATGAAGAAGCACTTCTCGCGGGCCGACGGCCTGCTCGACGAGTGGCTGGCCGACGAGGTGGAGAGCGTCAAAGCCGTGGACGGCGTGAGCTTCGACATCTACGAGGGCGAGACGGTCGGTCTCGTGGGCGAGTCCGGGTGCGGGAAGTCCACGGCGGGCCGGACCCTGCTCCACCTCGAAGAACCGACCGAGGGCCGAATCGTGTTCCAAGGCACCGACCTCTCGGAACTCGACCGCGAGGGACTGCGCGACAAGCGCAAGGACATGCAGATGATTTTTCAGGACCCGCTGTCGAGTCTCGACCCGCGGATGACAGTGGGCCAGATAATCGCCGAACCCCTCAAGATACACAATCTGCCCGAGGAGGCCCCCGAGGGCGACACGTCCAAGAAACAACAGCGCCGTAACCGCGTCGCCGAACTCATGGAGGCGGTCGGTCTCGAACCCGGCCAGTACGACCGGTACCCCCACGAAATCTCCGGCGGTCAGCGCCAGCGCGTCGGTATCGCACGAGCGCTCGCCGTGGACCCGGACTTCATCGTGGCCGACGAACCGGTGTCGGCGCTGGACGTGTCGGTGCAGGCCCAGATTCTCAACCTGTTGGAAGACCTGCAGGACGAGTTCGGCCTGACCTACCTGTTCATCGCCCACGACCTGAGCGTCGTCCGCCACATCTCCGACCGCATCGCGGTGATGTACTTGGGCGAAATCGTGGAGATAGCCGACACCGGCGAGTTGTTCGACGACCCCAAGCATCCCTACACGCAGGCCCTGCTGTCCGCGATTCCGGAACCCGACCCCCGAATCGACACCGACGACCGCGTCATCCTCGAAGGCGACGTTCCCTCGCCCATCGACCCGCCGTCGGGGTGTCACTTCCGGACGCGGTGTCCCCAGATAATCCCGCCAGAAGAGATGGACATCGAGCAGGACGCCTACCGCGCGGTGATGGACTACCGCGAGCGCGTCGAGGACCGCACCATCGACCTCGACGCTGTGTGGGAGAAAGCCGCGGGCGACGACGCGGCCCAGACGGAGACGGCGACCGCAGCGGACGGCGGCCGTCCCGACGCCACGACTTCGGCGTTCAAGGCCGTCCTCTGGGACGACTTCTTCGACGCGGAACCGTCGGGGCGTCCCCGCGAAGTCGTCGCGGAGTCGTTCGACCATCTCGCGAAGGGCGACTGGGAGGCCGCCGGGGCGTTGCTCCGCGACCACTTCGAGAGCGTCTGCGAGCGGAAAGGCCCGGTCCTGCAAGACGAGGCCCACCCCGCGGCCTGTCACCTCTACGACCAGCCAGAGTAA
- a CDS encoding universal stress protein, whose translation MIDTVVIATDGSESVTRAVQIALDLAERFDAAVHALYVVDTGEVESSPDELRGELRDALESQGEDALDAVRDHADRELVTAVREGRPAAEITEYAREQEADVVATGTRGRHGENRFLIGSVAERVVRSCPVPVLTVRQLEGDE comes from the coding sequence ATGATAGACACCGTCGTCATCGCCACGGACGGGTCCGAGAGCGTCACTCGCGCCGTGCAAATCGCCCTCGACCTCGCCGAGCGCTTCGACGCCGCCGTTCACGCCCTCTACGTCGTGGATACCGGCGAAGTCGAATCTTCGCCGGACGAACTCCGCGGCGAACTCCGCGACGCGCTGGAGTCGCAGGGCGAGGACGCGCTCGACGCCGTGCGAGACCACGCCGACCGGGAGTTGGTGACGGCCGTCCGCGAGGGCCGTCCGGCGGCCGAAATCACCGAGTACGCCCGCGAACAGGAGGCCGACGTCGTTGCGACCGGGACGCGCGGCCGTCACGGCGAGAACCGATTCCTCATCGGCAGCGTGGCCGAGCGCGTCGTCCGGTCGTGTCCCGTCCCCGTGCTGACGGTCCGCCAACTCGAAGGCGACGAGTGA
- a CDS encoding DHH family phosphoesterase, with the protein MQDWVIDDDTLSVERKSILPGEGFFVPDSVEQAKEEAEAEATLTGADVAVVADPDADGLACTALVREAYGEGALIDAGPHDLEDALERVADYSEPGAQIFVCDLCPDTYDEVGEALETLVEQAGAVRWFDHHQWTDTVADAVRDAGVDLVVGDSEEECTADVAARAIDYDFPAYLVELAAVTRDHDLWIRDDPRSDDLADFSYWAEPEEYIEAVAEHGADLPEEIEEFLAEMRVEKEALIEKAVARADIEEVGPWTVGVTYGRCSQNEVAEALRQQGTDAAVIVKPSGSASIRGTDDFERAHEVARQVNGGGHPKAAGCKPSIYDDMLDYAHHWTTRGAVTKQVILEAFWNLEWDEDETADDAEAEADDDTADGTDE; encoded by the coding sequence ATGCAAGACTGGGTCATCGACGACGATACTCTCTCTGTCGAGCGCAAATCCATTCTACCCGGAGAGGGCTTTTTCGTGCCCGATTCCGTGGAGCAAGCGAAAGAGGAGGCCGAGGCCGAGGCCACGCTAACCGGCGCGGACGTGGCGGTCGTGGCCGACCCCGACGCCGACGGTCTGGCCTGCACCGCGCTCGTTCGGGAGGCCTACGGCGAGGGCGCGCTCATCGACGCCGGGCCTCACGACCTCGAAGACGCGCTGGAGCGCGTCGCCGACTACAGCGAACCCGGCGCGCAAATCTTCGTCTGCGACCTCTGTCCGGACACCTACGACGAGGTCGGCGAGGCGCTCGAAACCCTCGTCGAGCAGGCGGGCGCGGTCAGATGGTTCGACCACCACCAGTGGACCGACACCGTGGCCGACGCCGTCCGGGACGCGGGCGTGGACCTCGTGGTCGGCGACAGCGAGGAGGAGTGTACCGCCGACGTGGCGGCCCGAGCGATAGACTACGACTTCCCGGCGTATCTGGTCGAACTCGCGGCGGTCACCCGCGACCACGACCTCTGGATTCGAGACGACCCGCGGAGCGACGACCTCGCGGACTTCTCCTACTGGGCCGAACCCGAGGAGTACATCGAGGCGGTCGCCGAACACGGCGCGGACCTGCCCGAGGAAATCGAGGAGTTCCTCGCCGAGATGCGCGTCGAGAAGGAGGCGCTCATCGAGAAGGCGGTCGCCCGCGCCGACATCGAGGAGGTCGGCCCGTGGACGGTCGGCGTGACCTACGGCCGGTGTTCCCAGAACGAGGTGGCCGAGGCACTCCGCCAGCAGGGAACCGACGCCGCGGTCATCGTCAAGCCCTCCGGAAGCGCCTCGATTCGGGGCACGGACGACTTCGAGCGCGCTCACGAGGTCGCCCGGCAGGTCAACGGCGGCGGCCACCCCAAGGCCGCGGGATGTAAACCGAGCATCTACGACGACATGCTCGACTACGCCCACCACTGGACGACCCGCGGCGCGGTGACCAAGCAGGTGATTCTGGAGGCGTTCTGGAATCTGGAGTGGGACGAGGACGAGACGGCGGACGACGCCGAAGCGGAGGCTGACGACGACACCGCGGACGGAACCGACGAATGA